CTTGTCAGTGGCGACTCGCCACAAGTTCATTGACATATTGGTAAAATGATATCGTAAAGAAATCAAGATAGAGAAGTTAATCTTCGGATTAACAACAATATTTTTATAAAAATAAATAATTATAAAGAGCTCGTTCTAAACATTTATGTTTAGAGCAAAAAGTACAATAAGCTAAATAAGGGCGTATGGCGGATGCCTAGGCTTTCAGAGGCGATGAAGGACGCGATAAGCTGCGATAAGCTACGGGGAGGGGCACATACCTTATAATCCGTAGATTTCCGAATGGGGCAACCCGGTATGTTGAAGACATATCACCCGCAAGGGGGCAAACCCGGTGAACTGAAACATCTAAGTAACCGGAGGAAGAGAAAACAATAGTGATTCCGTTAGTAGTGGCGAGCGAACGCGGATTAGCCCAAACCAATACTGTTACGGCAGTGTTGGGGTTGTAGGGCTGCGACATTAGAATCTAAGAGAACTAGAATTGTCTGGAAAGACAAACCAAAGATAGTGATAGTCTAGTATAGGTAATCGAAGAAGATATAGCAGTACCCTGAGTAGTGCGGGACACGAGTAATCCTGTATGAATCCACCGGGACCATCCGGTAAGGCTAAATACTCCTGAAAGACCGATAGTGAACTAGTACCGTGAGGGAAAGGTGAAAAGAACCCTAAGTAAGGGAGTGAAATAGAACCTGAAACCGTACGCCTACAAGCGGTCGGAGCACATTAACTGTGTGACGGCGTGCCTTTTGCATAATGAGCCTACGAGTTACTGTTACTAGCAAGGTTAAGGATTTAAGGTCCGGAGCCGAAGCGAAAGCGAGTCTGAATAGGGCGACCATAGTTAGTAGTAGTAGACGCGAAACCGAGTGATCTACCCGTGGGCAGGTTGAAGCTGTAGTAACATACAGTGGAGGACCGAACCAGTTGACGTTGAAAAGTCTTTGGATGACCTGTGGGTAGGGGTGAAAGGCCAATCAAACTCGGAAATAGCTCGTACTCCCCGAAATGCATTTAGGTGCAGCGTTGAGCGAAAGTTTTATAGAGGTAGAGCTACTGATTGGATGCGGGGGCTTCACCGCCTACCAATTCCTGACAAACTCCGAATGCTATAAAATGTTACTCAGCAGTGAGGGCGTGGGTGCTAAGGTCCGTGTCCGAGAGGGAAAGAACCCAGACCATCAGCTAAGGTCCCCAAATATATGTTAAGTTGAACTAACGAGGTGAAACTGCTTAGACAGCTAGGATGTTGGCTTGGAAGCAGCCATTCATTTAAAGAGTGCGTAACAGCTCACTAGTCGAGCGGTTTTGCGTGGATAATAATCGGGCATAAACATATTACCGAAGCTATGGATTTATACTTTGTATAAGTGGTAGGGGAGCATTCTATTTGCGCCGAAGGTGTACTGTAAGGTATGCTGGAGCGGATAGAAAAGAAAATGTAGGCATAAGTAACGATAAAGGGGGCGAGAAACCCCCTCACCGAAAGACTAAGGTTTCCTCAGCGATGCTAATCAGCTGAGGGTTAGTCGGGTCCTAAGGCGAATCCGAAGGGAGTAGTCGATGGATAACAGGTTAATATTCCTGTACTTCTTATAATTGCGATGGGGTGACGGAGTAATGAAAGCACCGCGAACTGACGGAATAGTTCGTTGAAACATGTAGCTATTGGAACTGTAGGCAAATCCGCAGATCTAGGTGAAATGTGATAGTACAACAAATCTTCGGATGCGTTGATAGTGTGCCTAAAGGCTTCCAAGAAAAACCTCTAAGCTTCAGATTATAAGAACCCGTACCGTAAACCGACACAGGTAGTTGGGATGAGAATTCTAAGGTGCTCGAGTGATTCATGGCTAAGGAACTAGGCAAAATCGACCCGTAACTTCGGGAGAAGGGTCGCCCATCTTCGGATGGGCCGCAGTGAAAAGGTCCAGGCGACTGTTTATCAAAAACACAGGGCTTTGCTAAATTGAAAGATGATGTATAAGGCCTGACACCTGCCCGGTGCTGGAAGGTTAAGTGGAGTTGTTAGCTTCGGCGAGGCAATGAAATGAAGCCCCAGTAAACGGCGGCCGTAACTATAACGGTCCTAAGGTAGCGAAATTCCTTGTCGGGTAAGTTCCGACCTGCACGAATGGTGCAACGATCTGGACACTGTCTCAGCCGTGAGCTCGGTGAAATTGTAGTATCGGTGAAGATGCCGATTACCCGCAGCGGGACGAAAAGACCCCGTGAACCTTTACTATAGCTTCGTATTGGTTTTGGATAAGTAATGTGTAGGATAGGTGGGAGACTATGAAGCGGCGTCGCTAGGCGTTGTGGAGTTACCCTTGAAATACCACCCTTTGCTTATCTAGAATCTAACTCAGCAATGAGAACAGTGCGTGGTGGGTAGTTTGACTGGGGTGGTCGCCTCCAAAAGAGTAACGGAGGCTTCTAAAGGTTCCCTCAGCACGTTTGGTAACCGTGCGTAGAGTGCAATGGCATAAGGGAGCTTGACTGAGAGACATACAGGTCGATCAGGTACGAAAGTAGAGCATAGTGATCCGGTGGTTCCGCGTGGAAGGGCCATCGCTCAAAGGATAAAAGGTACTCCGGGGATAACAGGCTGATCTCCCCCAAGAGCTCACATCGACGGGGGGGTTTGGCACCTCGATGTCGGCTCGTCACATCCTGGGGCTGGAGAAGGTCCCAAGGGTTGGGCTGTTCGCCCATTAAAGTGGCACGCGAGCTGGGTTCAGAACGTCGTGAGACAGTTCGGTCTCTATCTGCTGTGGGCGTTAGAAATTTGAGTGGATTTGACTTTAGTACGAGAGGACCGAGTTGAACTAACCTCTGGTGTATCTGTTGTTCCGCCAGGAGCATTGCAGAGTAGCTACGTTGGGAAGGGATAAGCGCTGAAAGCATATAAGCGCGAAACCCACCACAAGATGAGATTTCTTTAAAGGGTCGTGGAAGATTACCACGTTGATAGGATACAGGTGTAAAGGCAGTAATGTCATAGCCGAGTATTACTAATAACCCATAGGCTTATGTAGAAGTCTTGCGCTCGAAAGGGCGCAAGCACCAACTCTTTTGATTATTTACGATATAATTTTTACCAATATGTTAACTTATACAGTTGAAATATACTGAAACGATTTAAGGTGATTATCGCAATGGGGCTCACCTCTTTCCATCCCGAACAGAGAAGTTAAGCCCATTTGCGCCGATGGTACTGCCAATGGTGGGAGAGTAGGTCGTTGCCTTTCTTTTAAACCTCAATCTATAAAGATTGAGGTTTTTTTTTGCCCTAAACTGAAATAAATAATATATAAAAAATCCTCACAAATTTTAATTTTTGTAAGGATTTTATAAAGTGTATTATAGGTTTTTAGCCCCGATTGAAGCAATTGTTTGAGCTCTTTTTTTGATTTTTCTTCAAAAAAAAGCGAGTGCGGAAAGCGGGAATAGCTTCTAATTATCTTTTTGAATAAAAAATACAATAAAACAAAATATTTTTTTTGATTTTAAAAATTTGGCATTACATTTGCATTTGAATAAACGTTGTTTACACTAAAGTAAATAACATATAATTTTTTATTATGAATAGAGGTACCGTAAAATTCTTCAATGAGTCAAAAGGATTTGGATTTATTACAGAAGAAGGATCAAACAAAGAACATTTTGTACATGTTTCAGGATTAATCGACGAAATTCGTGAGAATGACGAAGTTGAATTCGAATTACAAGAAGGAAGAAAAGGATTAAACGCTGTTGACGTAAGAGTATTATAATATATATATTATTACCAGAGTAAACTTTTTAAAGAAGCCTATCAATTTATTTTGATAGGTTTTTTGTTTTTAGAAGTTTATTATTTTAGAAAAAAGGAGTTTTAAAAACATAATAATAAAATCAAATATTTACCTCTATTTAAAAAAAAATAGTATTACATTTGCAACTCAATAAACGTTACCTGCACTTAAGTAAGTAACATACAATTTTTTATTATGAATAGAGGTACCGTAAAATTCTTCAACGAGTCAAAAGGATTTGGATTTATTACAGAAGAAGGATCAAACAAAGAACATTTTGTACGTGTTTCAGGATTAATCGACGAAATTCGTGAGAATGACGAAGTTGAATTCGAATTACAAGAAGGAAAAAAAGGATTAAACGCTGTTGACGTAAGAGTATTATAATATATATTTTATTACCAGAGTAAACTTTTTAAAAAAGCCTATCAATTTATTGATAGGCTTCTTTATTTTTATAATTTTATTAAAAAATAGACTTCTATTTCTATTGAAAAGAAGTGTAAAAAGGTGTTTTAAAAATATAATTATAATAAAATCAATTAATTACATTGATTTTGGAAATTTGGCACTACATTTGCATTACTATTAACGTTGCTATCAATTAAGTAAGCAACATATATTTTTTATATTATGAGTAAAGGTACCGTAAAGTTCTTCAACGAGTCAAAAGGATTTGGATTTATTACAGAAGAAGGATCAAACAAAGAACATTTTGTACATGTTTCAGGATTAATCGACGAAATTCGTGAGAATGACGAAGTTGAATTCGAATTACAAGAAGGAAGAAAAGGATTAAACGCTGTTGACGTAAGAGTATTATAATATATATTATTACCAGAGTAAACTTTTTAAAAGAAGCCTATCAATTTATTGATAGGTTTTCTTCTTTTTAAAAACTAAATTTATTTTTATGAAAGATGGAACAAATAGAAAAGATATCAAAATAGGAGCTTCTGTTGAAGTTGTGCAGAAAAATCATCAGAGAACAGGAGAACTAACATTAGGTATTGTTAGTAGGTTGTTAACGAACTCTGCAAATCACCCTCATGGAATTAAAGTTCAATTAACTTCTGGAATTGTAGGTAGAGTAAAAAAAGTAATAGAAAATTAGAATATTCTAATTTTCTATTACTTTTTAGTTTATTAAAAAATACTATAAAATTAATTCATTGGTATTTTTATTGTGTATGTTTTTCTACTCTTATTATTTAATCTTGATTCTCGTAGCCAAGGATTTACTATTTTTAAATCTTTATAAGTAACTTGATGCTTTTTAGCAAAATTAGTAATATTAGTTATTGTAGTATCTACTTTTACTTCGTAAGTATTAGGGTAGGTGTATAAATCATCTTGATCATATGCAAAGCCGTATTTACTAGGATTACCTAATACTTCTTTTAAAGCTAAAATTCTAAAAACATATCTACTTGTTTCACTATTTAAAAGTAAATCGTAATAGTTATCAACTTTTTGTTGCTTTAATCGTTGAGATATTCTACCATTTCCTGCATTATATGCTGCTGCAGCTAGCGTCCAAGAACCTAATTTTTTCTTAGCTCTTTTTAAATATTCAGCAGCAACTCTTGTTGATTTTTCTAAATTATAACGCTCATCTACGTTTTTATTTACTTCTAAACCATATTCACGACCAGTAGCAGGCATAAAATGCCAATATCCAGCAGCACCTTTTGATGAAGGAATATTAATCAAAGCACTTTCAGCAACACATAAATATTTAAAATCATCAGGAATACCATATTTTTTTAATAATGGCTCTATTACAGGAAAAAACTTATTAGCACGTTTAATCAATAGTAATCCGTTAGATTGCCAATAAGTATTTACTAATAATTCACGATCCATATGTTCTTTAACATCTCCTTTTTCTAAAGGAACACGCTCTCCAGCCAGTTCCATGTAGCTAGGTATTTTTAGGGCTCTAATTTCATAACTTTCGGCTACATTTTTTATTTCAGGTTCGTTTGCTTGGCTTATTGTATTTGTAAATAAGACAGCCACAAAAACAATAGTTATAAGTGATAAAAATCGGATGTATTTATTCATTTTCTTTTAATTTTTTTAGATTAATTAGTGGTTTTTTCTTTTAATTCTAACAAGTTAACTATTTAAAACATTCTTTTTCTAAAATTTTAGAAATAGTTTTAGCTTTATTTAAAATCATAATATGTGTTCCTTTTTCAATTTCAATATAATTTTGAATATATTTTGAAGGAAAAACTTCATCATCATTTCCGTGTATGTGAACTATATTTGGTAATGCTTCTTCTTGTTGCCAATGCAATACATTATAAATTGCCCATTGTAAATAGTCTTTATCTCTTACGGATAAATATACTTTATATAATTGCGCTCTTTTTTTTAAGTAATCATTAAAGAAGTAACGTTCATAGCTTTCGATATTTGCAATTATTTTAGTTGGAAAAAGTTTATAAACACCAGTTACAAATGCTAATTTTAAGGTTTTAGGAAGTTCTTTATTATTTTTGATACTTGAAATGATAACTACTTTTTTGCAATCAATAATTTTACTCATTTCTTGTACAAGTATTCCTCCAAAAGAAACACCAACTAAAATAGGGTTTTCATGATGAATATTTTCGCACATTCTTTGTGCATAACTTTGAATAGTTTCATCAATTGTTGTTGGTAATAACCATTCTAAAAAATGAAGTTCAGTATCTTCTTCGGATAAAGAAAGGTGGTCAAATATTTTGGTATTAGCTGCTAAACCTGGTACAAAGTATATTGCATTTTTTTTCATTGTTTTATGTATTTATCATCTTTTAAAATATTTATAATCTATTATTAACGAAAAAATATTCGTCAATAATAGATTATAATAAATTTATAAAAAAGATTGAATAATCTACTTACAATTTAAGAAATAACATTGTTTTTAACAAAGTTAAAACGTACTAAACCGTCTTCGTCAATTTTAGTTAAAGTAACGGTGTGTAAGGTATTTACTAATTCAGGATTCCAAGGAGTCTTAACTTTTACATAATTTTGTGTAAAACCATGAATATATCCTTCTTTATTTTCACTTTCAAATAAAGCCGTTAAGGTGTTTCCTATTTGAGTTTCATAAAATGCTCTACGTTTTTTAACAGATAAACCACGTAACATTTTACTTCGTTTTGCTCGTACATTTTTAGGAACTATTCCGTCCATGCCAACAGCTTCTGTATTTGGTCTTTCAGAATATGTAAATACATGTAAATAGGAAATATCCATTTCGTTCAAGTAATTATAAGTTTCTAAAAATAACTCATCTGTTTCTCCAGGAAAACCAACAATAACATCAACACCTATACAGGCATTAGGCATTACTTCTTTTATTCGAGTAACTCTATTTGTGTATGTTTGGGTTAAGTAACGACGTTTCATTCTTTTCAATAATTCATCACTACCAGATTGTAACGGAATGTGAAAATGAGGAACAAAAGTTTTAGATTTAGCAACAAAATCAATTGTTTCATCTTTTAATAAATTAGGTTCAATAGAAGAAATACGTAAACGTTTAATTCCTTCAACATCATCTAATTCTTTAACTAATTCTAAAAAAGTATGTTCGTGTTTTTTATTTCCGAATTCACCTTTTCCATAATCACCAATATTAACGCCAGTTAACACGATTTCTTTAATTCCTTTTTCAGAAATTTCTTTGGCATTTTTTAAAACATTATCTAAAGTATCCGATCTAGAAATACCACGAGCTAACGGAATTGTACAATAAGTACATTTATAATCACAACCATCTTGCACTTTTAAAAATGCACGGGTACGATCACCAATAGAATAAGCGCCAACATAAGAATCTGCTTCTTCAATTTCACACGAGTGAACCTCGCCAATATCATTTTTGGTTAAATCGTTAATATAACTAGTTACATTAAATTTTTCGGTAGCTCCTAATACTAAATCAACTCCATTTACATTGGCTAATTCTTCAGGTTTTAATTGTGCATAACAACCAACCCCAATTATAAAAGCATCCTCATTTTGTTTTAAAGCATTTTTTACAATCGATTTAAAACGTTTATCAGCATTATCTGTAACCGAACAGGTGTTAATTACATAGATTGCTGCTTTTTGATCAAAGTCAACACGTTCAAAACCTTCACTCTCAAAATTTCGAGCAATTGTTGAAGTTTCAGAAAAATTTAATTTACATCCTAAAGTATAAAAAGCTACTTTTTTATCTGCGTTCATTCTTGTACATTTATCAACTACAAAATTACAATTTTATTCATGATTTTTGAAACGGAAAGATTACTCATTAGAAAACTTATTTTTACAGACTTAAAACCTTTTCATTGCCTAGAAAGTAACCCTTTAGTTTTGCAATATGCAACAGGTGAGGTTAAAACAATTTTAGAATGTGAAAAAGAATTAATCACGTTAATAAATAAATATGAAAAACCAAGCAATGATTTTTTTATTTATGCAATAGAAAGAAAATCGGATGGTCATTTTATAGGTACTTTAGGTTTAATTAAAGATGTTGAAAATAAAGAAGATGATGAAATTGGTTATCGATTTATTCAAGAATATTGGGGTAAAGGTTATGCTACTGAATTATGTGAAGGATTGATTGGTTATTGTAAATCCGTAGGAATGAAAAAAATTATAGCGTATGTTATTGATAAAAATATTGCTTCTAGTAAAATTTTAAAACGTTTTAATTTTAAAGTAGTTAAAAATTCAATAAGTGATGATATTGGCTTACCTGAAACAAAATATGAATTAAATTTATGATAGAAGATTCTTTAAATCCGCCATATTATGCGGTTATTTTTACAACAGTATTATCTGATAATTTAAACGGATATGATGCGATGGCAATTAAAATGGAATCCCTCGCAAAACAACAAAAAGGATATTTAGGCATTGAATCTGCTCGTTCAGAAGTAGGAATTACCGTTTCATACTGGGAAGATTTGGATGCAATTGTTCAGTGGAAAAATAATATTGAACATATGGAAGCTAGAGAAATGGGAAGAGAACAATGGTATAAAAAATATCAATTGCGAATTTGTAAAGTAGAACGTGAATATGGATTTAATAAGTAATAAATGTACGCAACAATTTCAAGAATTTTAAGTAGTTTTTTTAAACAAAATACTATTTTTAAATATGGTTTTAATATTTCTCCGATGTACCGAAGGTCAACTGGTAAAATAATGAGTGTTTCTGATGATTTATTAACCGTAAAAATAAAAATTCCGATTAGTTATAAGAACAAAAATTATGTCGGTACTATTTTCGGAGGAAGTTTATTTTCAGCTACGGATCCTATTTTTATGATTCAATTGATGAATATTTTAGGAAAAAACTATGTTGTTTGGGATAAAAGTGCCGAAATTAAATTTAAAAGACCAGCACGCGAAACATCATATGTTAATTTTATTTTTACAGATGCTGAAATTCAACAAATAAAACAACGTGTAATCGATGAAAAAGAAATCGATTTAAAAAAAGAGCTCAAAATAACCAATAAAAATACTTCCATTACTTATGCTGAAGTTTTTAAAACGATATACATTGCAGATAAATCATATTACAAAAATAAAAGAAAGCAAGCATAATTATTTCATTTTATTCGTTCTTTTTATAGGGATGTATTCCTGTACTAAACAAACGAGTAAATTTACCGATAGACAAGTTTTTCGCTATAATGAACATTCAAATATTACTTCGTTAGATCCTGCTTTTGCTAAAGATCAACGCAATATTTGGGCAGTAAATCAGTTATTTAATGGTTTGGTTCAGTTAGATGATAGTTTACAGATTCAGCCAGATATCGCTAAAAAATGGTCTATTTCTGAAGATGGAAAAACCTATAAATTTACGTTAAGAAACGATGTGAAATTTCATAAGCATAGTTTATTTGGTAAAGACTCAACAAGAAGTGTTATTGCTACGGATTTTAAATATTCATTAGATAGATTATTATCAAAAAAAGTAGCTTCACCAGGTGGTTGGGTTCTTCAAAATGTAAAAAACTTTAAAGCCGAAAACGATTCTATTTTTACTATTAATTTAAAACAAGCTTTTCCGCCTTTTTTAGGATTATTAGCAATGAAATATTGTTCGGTAGTTCCTAAAGAAGCAGTCGATTATTTTGGAAATTCATTTAGAGCAAACCCGATTGGAACTGGTGCTTTTCAATTTAAATTATGGGTTGAAAATACGAAGTTAGTTTTTCGTAAAAATCTGTTATATTTTGAAAAAGATATAAAAGGAAATAACTTACCATATTTAGAAGCTGTTGCAATTACTTTTTTACCAGACAAACAAAGTGAATATTTACAGTTTATTCAAGGGAATCTTGATTTTATGAAAAGTTTAGATGCTTCTTATAAAGATGATATTTTAAATATTGATGGTAGTTTTAAAAAAAAACATATTGATAAAATAGTAAAGAAAACAGGTGCATATTTAAATACAGAATATCTAGGCATTTATTTAGATGGAAGTGATGAGTATCCTACAAAATCTAAATTAATTCGTAAGGCTATAAATTATGGATTTGATCGTGTTAAAATGATTAAATTTTTACGTAACGGAATTGGAATACCTGCCACAAGTGGATTTATTCCTAAAGGTTTACCTTCATTTAATAATCAAAAAGGGTATTCTTATCAACCAGAAAAAGCAAGAGCTTTAATTACTAAATATATTAAAGAAACAGGCGATAAAAATCCTGAAATTACAATTACTACAAATGGTAATTATTTAGATTTATGCGAATTTATACAACGACAATTACAAAATATTGGTTTACAAATAAAGGTTGATGTAATTCCGCCTTCAACTTTAAGACAAGGAAAAGCAAATGGTAAATTGCCTGTTTTTAGAGCTAGTTGGATTGCTGATTATCCTGATGCTGAAAATTATTTATCGTTATTTTATAGTGAAAATTTTATTCCTAATGGACCAAATTATACACACTTTAAAAATGATAAATTTGATGCTTTATATGAAGAATCAATAAAAGAAGTTGATATAAAAAAGAGATATAAATTATATCAAAAAATGGATAGTATTATTATTGAAGAAGCACCAATTGTTCCTTTATATTATGATGAGGTAATTCGATTTAGTCAAAAAAATATACAAGGATTGGGAATTAATCCTATTGATATGTTGCATCTTAAAAATGTTTATAAAAACTAGGATTGATATCTTTTAAATAATAAAATTATAACATTAGGTTATTATTTGCAAAGTATTTTTATTTATCTTATCAAAAATAATTTTTTATGAAAAATATAATCTTAATAGCATCGGCATTATTTTTATTTTCGACAGCTTGCGTAGACAAGAAATCAGAAGATAATAAAAAGCAAAATTTAGAATTGAATAAAGAAGTAGAAAAGGTAGATAAAGAAGTAGAGTCTTTAGAAAAAGAAGCTAAAGAAATTGATCAATCTTTAAATGAATTAGATAACTTATAAAAAATACAGAGATGAACTTATCAAAATATTTATTAGTAGTAGTATTAATTGCATTTGTAGGAGTAGGTAATGCTCAAAAATCTAAAGGATCTGAAATAAAAGAAGCACGTAAAGAAAAGAGACAACAGAAAAAAGTTGAAATGAAAGCTAAGCGTGAAGAAATGAAAGCTACACGATTGGAAGTTAAAGATCAAAAAGAAGTATTAAAGCTTAAAAAGCAAGAGCTTAAAGCAGATAAAAAAGAGTTAAAAGCTGAGCGTAGAGCTATTTTAGGAGAGCATAAAGAAAAAATGAAAAATATGACTTCTGAAGAAAGAAAGGCGTATTTAAAAAATAACCCTAAATTAAAAGAAAAACTTAAGAATCATAAACAAGCTGTAAAAGGAAAAAAAGAAGCGTTAAAGAAAAAACAAGCAGATTTTAAAAATGAAAAGGCTAATTTTATCCAAAGTAAAATAAATAATAAAAAAGAAAAATTATCTTTTTACGAAAAAAGAAGTACTAATGCAGCTGATAAAATTAAAAGAACAAAAGAACGTTTATCTGCTAAAAAAGAATCAGGAGAAATAACCGAAGCTGAGTATAATGAGAAAATAGCTAAAGTTACCAAGATTCAAGAGAAACTAAAAAAGCACGAAGCAAGAGTTTTAAAAGTGAAATCTAGTCTTAAAAAGAATGAAGAGAAATTAAATAAGCTTAATACTAGAAAAGAATAATAATTCTTTTTTTCTGTAATAAATAAAAAAGGACGTTTATATAAACGTCCTTTTTTTATTTATTTTTCTGATAAAGAAACTAACGATGTTATTTTATTTTTTATAGATTGTTTAATGTTTTTCGGATAAGAACGTTTTCCATGAAAAACATCAGCCATTGCTTCACTAAAATGTTGACCATATTTTTTAAGTACCATATTACGAAGCGTTTTTTGTTCGTAAAACCATTTAGATAAATACA
The Tenacibaculum pacificus DNA segment above includes these coding regions:
- a CDS encoding cold-shock protein — protein: MNRGTVKFFNESKGFGFITEEGSNKEHFVHVSGLIDEIRENDEVEFELQEGRKGLNAVDVRVL
- a CDS encoding cold-shock protein, whose amino-acid sequence is MNRGTVKFFNESKGFGFITEEGSNKEHFVRVSGLIDEIRENDEVEFELQEGKKGLNAVDVRVL
- a CDS encoding cold-shock protein, yielding MSKGTVKFFNESKGFGFITEEGSNKEHFVHVSGLIDEIRENDEVEFELQEGRKGLNAVDVRVL
- a CDS encoding YwbE family protein gives rise to the protein MKDGTNRKDIKIGASVEVVQKNHQRTGELTLGIVSRLLTNSANHPHGIKVQLTSGIVGRVKKVIEN
- a CDS encoding lytic transglycosylase domain-containing protein produces the protein MNKYIRFLSLITIVFVAVLFTNTISQANEPEIKNVAESYEIRALKIPSYMELAGERVPLEKGDVKEHMDRELLVNTYWQSNGLLLIKRANKFFPVIEPLLKKYGIPDDFKYLCVAESALINIPSSKGAAGYWHFMPATGREYGLEVNKNVDERYNLEKSTRVAAEYLKRAKKKLGSWTLAAAAYNAGNGRISQRLKQQKVDNYYDLLLNSETSRYVFRILALKEVLGNPSKYGFAYDQDDLYTYPNTYEVKVDTTITNITNFAKKHQVTYKDLKIVNPWLRESRLNNKSRKTYTIKIPMN
- a CDS encoding alpha/beta hydrolase, which gives rise to MKKNAIYFVPGLAANTKIFDHLSLSEEDTELHFLEWLLPTTIDETIQSYAQRMCENIHHENPILVGVSFGGILVQEMSKIIDCKKVVIISSIKNNKELPKTLKLAFVTGVYKLFPTKIIANIESYERYFFNDYLKKRAQLYKVYLSVRDKDYLQWAIYNVLHWQQEEALPNIVHIHGNDDEVFPSKYIQNYIEIEKGTHIMILNKAKTISKILEKECFK
- the mtaB gene encoding tRNA (N(6)-L-threonylcarbamoyladenosine(37)-C(2))-methylthiotransferase MtaB, producing MNADKKVAFYTLGCKLNFSETSTIARNFESEGFERVDFDQKAAIYVINTCSVTDNADKRFKSIVKNALKQNEDAFIIGVGCYAQLKPEELANVNGVDLVLGATEKFNVTSYINDLTKNDIGEVHSCEIEEADSYVGAYSIGDRTRAFLKVQDGCDYKCTYCTIPLARGISRSDTLDNVLKNAKEISEKGIKEIVLTGVNIGDYGKGEFGNKKHEHTFLELVKELDDVEGIKRLRISSIEPNLLKDETIDFVAKSKTFVPHFHIPLQSGSDELLKRMKRRYLTQTYTNRVTRIKEVMPNACIGVDVIVGFPGETDELFLETYNYLNEMDISYLHVFTYSERPNTEAVGMDGIVPKNVRAKRSKMLRGLSVKKRRAFYETQIGNTLTALFESENKEGYIHGFTQNYVKVKTPWNPELVNTLHTVTLTKIDEDGLVRFNFVKNNVIS
- a CDS encoding GNAT family N-acetyltransferase translates to MIFETERLLIRKLIFTDLKPFHCLESNPLVLQYATGEVKTILECEKELITLINKYEKPSNDFFIYAIERKSDGHFIGTLGLIKDVENKEDDEIGYRFIQEYWGKGYATELCEGLIGYCKSVGMKKIIAYVIDKNIASSKILKRFNFKVVKNSISDDIGLPETKYELNL
- a CDS encoding antibiotic biosynthesis monooxygenase family protein; the protein is MIEDSLNPPYYAVIFTTVLSDNLNGYDAMAIKMESLAKQQKGYLGIESARSEVGITVSYWEDLDAIVQWKNNIEHMEAREMGREQWYKKYQLRICKVEREYGFNK
- a CDS encoding PaaI family thioesterase, which produces MYATISRILSSFFKQNTIFKYGFNISPMYRRSTGKIMSVSDDLLTVKIKIPISYKNKNYVGTIFGGSLFSATDPIFMIQLMNILGKNYVVWDKSAEIKFKRPARETSYVNFIFTDAEIQQIKQRVIDEKEIDLKKELKITNKNTSITYAEVFKTIYIADKSYYKNKRKQA
- a CDS encoding ABC transporter substrate-binding protein, yielding MYSCTKQTSKFTDRQVFRYNEHSNITSLDPAFAKDQRNIWAVNQLFNGLVQLDDSLQIQPDIAKKWSISEDGKTYKFTLRNDVKFHKHSLFGKDSTRSVIATDFKYSLDRLLSKKVASPGGWVLQNVKNFKAENDSIFTINLKQAFPPFLGLLAMKYCSVVPKEAVDYFGNSFRANPIGTGAFQFKLWVENTKLVFRKNLLYFEKDIKGNNLPYLEAVAITFLPDKQSEYLQFIQGNLDFMKSLDASYKDDILNIDGSFKKKHIDKIVKKTGAYLNTEYLGIYLDGSDEYPTKSKLIRKAINYGFDRVKMIKFLRNGIGIPATSGFIPKGLPSFNNQKGYSYQPEKARALITKYIKETGDKNPEITITTNGNYLDLCEFIQRQLQNIGLQIKVDVIPPSTLRQGKANGKLPVFRASWIADYPDAENYLSLFYSENFIPNGPNYTHFKNDKFDALYEESIKEVDIKKRYKLYQKMDSIIIEEAPIVPLYYDEVIRFSQKNIQGLGINPIDMLHLKNVYKN
- a CDS encoding coiled-coil domain-containing protein — encoded protein: MNLSKYLLVVVLIAFVGVGNAQKSKGSEIKEARKEKRQQKKVEMKAKREEMKATRLEVKDQKEVLKLKKQELKADKKELKAERRAILGEHKEKMKNMTSEERKAYLKNNPKLKEKLKNHKQAVKGKKEALKKKQADFKNEKANFIQSKINNKKEKLSFYEKRSTNAADKIKRTKERLSAKKESGEITEAEYNEKIAKVTKIQEKLKKHEARVLKVKSSLKKNEEKLNKLNTRKE